In the genome of Zobellia nedashkovskayae, the window GTTAAGATATGATTGGTTTGCGAAAATCATGCAAGAAAATGATATCGGAACCTTGGTTACGGCACATCATGTAGATGATAGTGTGGAGACTTTTTTAATCAATCTTTCTAGGGGTACAGGTATAGATGGTTTAACTGGGATTCCTGAAAAAACGGATACATTGTCAAGACCACTTCTTCGCTTTTCAAGAAGTCAAATTTTAGAGTATGCGCAGTCCCGGAAATTACAGTGGCGAGAAGATGCTAGTAATGCGGATACTAAATATCTGAGGAATAAAATCAGACATGAAATCGTTCCTTTACTGAAAGATTTGAATCCCTCTTTTTTAAAGAACTTTACAAAAACCCAAGATTACCTTTCCGAAAGTGCGGCTTTAATTGCTTCTCAGGTTAAAGAATTGAAATCGCGGTTATTTAAGGAAGACACTGGTGTTATTCGCATCTCAATAGCAGAACTGTTCAAGTTAGAACCTATTTCCGCTTACATACATGCTTTATTTAAGGGTTACGGCTTTACTGAGTGGAATGATGTAGAAAATCTTTTATCGGCTATGAGCGGTAAGGAAATTTATTCTAAAACCCATCGTTTGGTTAAGGATAGAGAGTTTCTCTGGTTAACGGAGGTTAAGGAGGAGGCAGATGCTCAATATCAAGTGCTGGATGGGCAAATGGAGATTTTAGAACCTGTTCAACTTAAGATTGAAACAGTAAACGACCTTTCGGTAAAAAACAAGCACACACTCTACATTGATAAAAAAGCGTTAAAGTACCCGTTAACGATAAGGAAATGGAAAAATGGCGACTACTTTTACCCTTTGGGAATGAAAGGAAGAAAAAAGCTTTCTAAGTTTTTTAAAGATGAGAAAATAGATGTGGTTTCCAAAGAGCAACAATGGTTGCTTTGTAGTGGTGAAGAGGTGGTATGGATAATAGGTAGACGGGCAGATGAACGTTTTAAAGTAACAGAAAATACAAGTGATATTTTAAAATTCACATTAAATTGATGAAGCATATAATAGTATTTACCGCATTGTTTTTTAGTGTTTTAAGTGTTTTTTCTCAGGATGATGATAATCCGGTGAAATGGTCGCAAGAAGTAAAGAAAATCAACGACACGGATTATGAGTTGGTACTTAAAGGAGATATTGCTGAAGGTTGGCATATCTTTTCACAATTCACCTCAGAAGGTGGTTCTTTGCCAAGTGAGTTTGATTATAAGAAAGTTGGTGAAGGCTATGAGCTTTTGGGTAAAACTGTTGAGAGTGAGACAGTGGTTGAATACAGTGATATTTTTGAAGTAGATGAAACTTTTTTCAAAGAAACTGTCATTTTTACCCAGAAAATACGGTTGCTAGATTCTAGTGTAAACCAGATTGATATTAATCTTTTCTACCAGGTGTGTAAGGAGGTTTGTATTCCGGTAGACCAAGATTTTAGTTTTGTTCTTGATGGCGGTGCTGCCGTAAAAGAAGAAAAAATTATAGATGAACACAGTAAAACTCTGGGAGCGGTATTAAAGCTAGACCTAAAGAAAAAAGAGCTTTTAGGAAATTCCCATGATGGGGTAGAGACAGGATCCAGTCTTTGGATGATTTTTGGCTTAGGGTTTTTAGGTGGGTTAATAGCATTGTTAACGCCTTGTGTTTTTCCAATGATTCCGCTTACGGTGTCTTTCTTTACCAAACATTCACAGCAGAAATCAAAAGGTATTATAAATGCCCTGTTATACGGTTTTTTTATTGTTTTGATATACTTTTTACTCAGTTTGCCTTTCCATATTTTCGATTCGGTAGATTCTCAAATATTGAATACGATAGCTACTAATATTTGGCTGAACATAGCATTTTTCTTGATTTTCGTTTTCTTTTCGTTTTCCTTCTTTGGCTATTATGAATTGACATTACCTAGCTCTTGGGCCAATAAGATGGATGCTGCTTCTTCTAAAATAGGAGGGGTCATGGGTATTTTCTTTATGGCGGTTACCTTAGCAATCGTTTCTTTCTCCTGTACGGGTCCTATTTTAGGAGGGCTTTTAGGAAGTACCGTTTTGGAAGAAGGAGATGTTGCGATGAATCTTTCCGCGGGCATGACCGGTTTTGGTGCAGCGTTAGCGTTACCGTTTGCTCTTTTTGCCTTGTTTCCTGCTTGGTTGAATTCATTGCCAAAGTCCGGTGGGTGGATGACAACCGTAAAAGTGGTGTTAGGGTTCTTAGAATTGGCATTGGCACTTAAGTTCCTTTCCAATGCAGACCTAGTTGGGAATTGGGGCATTCTAAAACGTGAAATATTCTTGGGAATATGGATAATATTGTTTGTTTTGTTGACGCTGTATCTTTTTGGGGTTTTCAAATTTCCTCATGATGGTCCTAAAAACAAACTTTCTTTAGGGCGAAAAGCAACAGGTTTCCTTAGTGCTGGCTTTTCAATCTATATTATATTGGGACTTTTAGGTGTTTCCAACCTAAAATTATTAAGTGGTTTTCCGCCACCGGCATTCTATAGTGTTTTTGAAACCGAAAGCGATTGTCCTCTGGGTATCAACTGTTTTAAAGATTTTGAAGAAGGCGTAGCGTATGCAAAGGAGGTAAATAAGCCAATTCTATTGGATTTTACGGGTTGGGCATGTGTCAACTGTAGAAAAATGGAAGAAAATGTTTGGAGCGAGCCTGATGTTTTTGAAATTTTAAAAGAGGATTTTGTTCTTATTTCACTTTACGTAGATGACCGAAAGGAGTTGCCAGAGTCTGAGCAATTCGATTTTAAATATGATACAGGTCGTGTAAAACATATTGAAACCATAGGGCAGAAGTGGGGCACTTTTCAGACGGTTAATTTTAATGCAGCCTCTCAGCCTTATTATGTTCTAATGTCACCAGATTTAGAAATTTTGAATAATGCCGTTCAGTATACGGATAGCGATGTCTATCGGGAATGGCTTTTAGAAGGGCTGAATAATTTCGAGGAAAAATAGAATTTATCTTGCACATAATAAATAGAAAATAAAAAGGCCGCCCTATAAAGGCGGCCTTTTGCATTAAATAACTATAAAATAATTATCTAGCAACACTTCTTGGTGCTGCCGTATTTGTAATTGAATTCAACTCAGCCAGAAAAGCCAGGTGTACTGCTTCTTGACTAAGAATTTTTCCTTTTTTCTGTGCACCATTGGCTAAATCATAACCAGCTTTAGCAGCAGCTAAACGTTGTGCTGGCGTACCGTGATGGCCAGGGTTTTCAAAACCACAATCACCTATATTGAAAAAAGCAGATAAAAAGTCTTCAACGCGTTTCCAGTTATAAGTGGCTCCTCTTTTGTGGGTTAGATAGTAACCTGTAATGAAGTCAGCTTCTAGTTCGGTCATTCTAGTAGATTCAGGAGTGTTATTAAAAGCAGGTAATGGGTATTCCCAGTTTTCAAAGTTTAAGAATTGTATTTGGTGCCCCCATTCATGGGCTAAAATACTTGACCAAACTACTTTTGGGTCTAGACCAGTGTCTTCAAGTAATGTTATGATACCGTCACCAATTACAATTGTCCTGTCAAAAGTGGCAAAACCGTCTGATGCAAAAAATGGGTTTTCAGGTATTTGGTCGCTACCAATATTAAAAGTCTCCGCAATGCCCAAGATATAATCAATTTCTTCTGCAGGCGCATCGGAGTAATTTTCATAAACATACCGGATAAAGTCTAAATCTTCTAGTGTAGCTGTATGTTGACCGTTTACGGTTATTGAATTACTCATATCCCAGAACTTTTCAAGACTTTTAGTACGTTGTTTTACGTAGTTCGTGTACTCTCCATCTGCTCCAAAGTAATCGGTGTTCTTATTTTCGTATGCCGCTGCAATTTGGTTTATGGCAAAATAATCTTCTAGAATTATACTAATTGCATCAGGATTACCGTCCCATGCAGAGATAAAGCCATCTATTAGCAGATTGTTATAATAATCTGCTACCTCATTAAAGGGTGTATCTTCACACTCACTAGGCTCAACTGCGCTAGATAAATTTAAATCGAGCTCAAATTCTCTTACAGCACTAGAGAAGTCTAGATTAAAATGGCCATTTGTAGGTGTTTGAATTGAAGCCGTTGCATTTACAGCCAATGGCACGGCAGTTTCTTCTATTTGGATGGAATCATCTGAACAGGAACCTAACATTAGTCCCATAGCTACCGCTAGGGACAGAAGTTTTCTTTGATTTTTTTTCATTTTTAGTGTTTTTTTATGATTTGCCCTGAAAGTATTAACTTTTTTTAACAAGAAGTGTTAAATAACAAACAGATTGAGTAGGAATTAGGAAGAAAAATTGTAATTAGTTCGCTATTAGATTTGTACAGTTAAGAATTATGTATTTAGAAAAATTATTATTTTCAGTATTGCCTATAAGCTTAATGATTCCGTCTGGAAGGACTTAATAGCAGTTCATCCATCAATGTTAACCTCCTTATAAATAATTCTTATATTAGGTCAAAACTTTGACTTGAATGAGAAAATTTAAGCGATTAGGGTGGGGGTTACTTGCTCTTGTTGGTGTGCTAGCGGTTGTAATTGGTAGTTTAACATATCATCTAAAACCTGATTATGACGGAAAAAAGAAGCTTCATGGTCTTTCTGAGGAAGTACAGGTATATTATGATACTTACGGGATTCCACATATATATGCAGAAAACGATGCAGATGCATTTAAAGCGCTAGGCTATGTACATGCTCAGGATAGGTTGTGGCAAATGGAACTGCTTCGAAGGATAGGGAGAGGTGGACTTTCAGAGGTTTTTGGGAAAGATTTGTTGGGAACAGATAAGTTCTTTTTGGCGTTGGGTATAGATGATTATTCTTCAGAGACCATCGCTAAGCTAAATACATCAGATGCGGCGGTGCAGATGTCTCAGGCCTACTTGGAAGGTGTGAATCAATTTGTGGAAGAAGGACCTACTCCTATAGAGTTTTATTTAACTGGAATTGATAAAAAACCATTCGTTTTAAAAGATGTATATAATACAATTGGATATATGGCTTTCAGTTTTGCCATGGCCCATAAAACGGACCCGTTATTAAGCAAGATAAAAGATAAGCTAGGATTTGAATATTTAAAGGATCTGGAAATTAATAGTGATTCAACTACGCAATGGATAAAAAACTATCCTAGAAATAAAAAAGATTCTATACATGAGTCCATTTCGAAAGTTATGACGTCTTTAAAAAAATTGTCTATCCCCCTTTTTGAAGGAAGTAATGGCTGGGCAATTGCTCCGGAAAAGACAAAAAACGGAAAAGTAATCTTTTCGAACGATCCTCATATTGGATTTTCTCAACCTTCTGTATGGTACGAAGCCCATGTAAGTACGCCTACATATGAGAAGTACGGTTATCATTTAGCTGGTGTGCCTTACCCTCTATTAGGTCATAACCGAAAACTCGCTTACGGGATGACGATGTTCGAGAATGACGATGTGGATTTTTATTATGAGCAAACGCATCCATCCGATACAAGAAAGTATAGAAAAGGTGATGAGTGGAAAGATTATGAAATCATAGCCAAAACAATAAAAGTTAAGGATTCTGATGATGTTCATTTTTCCTATAAAAAAACACATCATGGTCCAATCTTAAACGGGATTGCAGATCAGGTTACAGGAGACCGCCCTATTTCTATGTGGTGGATATTTACCGAAGTGGAAAACAAATTGCTGAATTCTCTATATAACATGTCTTATGCAACGAATTTAGATGATTTTCAACATGCTTTAGAAGACCTTCATGCACCAGGTTTAGGTATTGTTTATGGCGATGCTGAAGATAATGTAGCTTGGTGGGCAGCAGCTAAACTTTACAAGATACCGGATAGCGTGAATACCAAATTCGTTGCCGAGAACGGAAAAGGCCTACCTGTTGAAAAAGAATATTTAGATTTTAGCAAGAATCCGCAGGCCATAAATCCGCCATGGCAGTATGTGTACTCCGCAAATAATCAACCTGACTCCATTGTTGGGATGTTATACCCAGGCTATTATCTACCGGAAAATAGAGCAAGAAGAATTGTACAATTGCTAGAAAGTACGAATGATTGGGATAAGGAGGCTGTAGGGAATATGATCACTGATGATACATCGCCAGTAAATGTTGAGATTGTTAGGATGTTGCTTAAAAAGGTTGAAGTAGATAGTCTTAATGCTTCCAAATTGAAGATTTTGGACGGTTTAAAGCAATGGAAAGGCGATTACCCAACAGGAAGTACAGAGGCCACCGTATATCATAGATGGATGTATTTTATACTGAGGAATACTTTTAAGGATGAATTGGGAGATTCGCTTTTTGAGGAAATATTAAATACGCATTTAATAAAACGGACGATAGCACCTATTGTAGCGAATGAAAGCTCCATTTGGTGGGATGATACCAGCACACCTGATATAACTGAAAGTCAATCAGATATAGTCAATGGTTCCTTTCGGGAAGCACTACAGGCTTTGGAACAGACTTTGGGTAGTGATAGTTCCGGTTGGATATGGGGGCGTGTTCATACCATAGAGCATGGTCATCCCATTGGACAGATAGATGCACTCCGTTCCTTTTTTAATGTGGGGCCTTTTTCTGTTAATGGAACGCGGGAGGTAATTAACAACATGTTTTTTCCGTACACGGAAGATGGAGTTTATAAAGTTAGCTCTGGACCGTCAACGAGAAGGGTGGTTGATTTCTCAGATGTGGAGAATAGCATGAGTATTTTGCCTACAGGGCAGTCTGGAAATCCTTTTAGTATACATTATAAAGACCAGGTAGAAATGTATATAAAGGGTGAGTTTCGTAAGATGATGCTGAATAAGGAAGAGATAATATCTACATCAAAGTCGGTACTTACATTCAAGCCAGAAAATTAAGAGAGACCAATATTTTTCTTTGATTTAATAATTAAGAAGAATCTAACCATAGAATACTAAATAATAAACCAATATGCTCACCAAAGTTTTTGGAAGTGCCGTTTTTGGAGTGGACGCGACAACGATCACAGTAGAAGTAAATGTAGATAAGGGAGTTGGTTACCACTTGGTAGGTCTTCCTGATAATGCTATAAAAGAAAGTAACTACCGTATTGCGGCAGCTCTTTTAAATAACGGGTATAAAATTCCAGGCAAGAAAATAACCTTAAACTTAGCGCCCGCTGACCTCCGTAAAGAAGGGTCGGCTTACGACTTGACTTTAGCTATTGGAATATTGACCGCTTCCGGGCAGATAAAATCCGATAAAATTGATAAGTATATTATCATGGGAGAACTTTCTCTAGACGGTGGTTTACATCCTATAAAAGGAGCGTTACCTATTGCTATCAAAGCTCAAGAAGAGGGTTTTGAAGGTTTTATTTTACCTAAGGAGAATGCAAAGGAAGCAGCCATTGTATCTGGTTTAAAAGTGTTTGGTGTAGAAAATATAAGTGAGGTCATAGAATTCTTTGACAAGGGAACTCCATTAGAACAGACCATTATAAATACAAGGGAAGAAT includes:
- a CDS encoding neutral zinc metallopeptidase — translated: MKKNQRKLLSLAVAMGLMLGSCSDDSIQIEETAVPLAVNATASIQTPTNGHFNLDFSSAVREFELDLNLSSAVEPSECEDTPFNEVADYYNNLLIDGFISAWDGNPDAISIILEDYFAINQIAAAYENKNTDYFGADGEYTNYVKQRTKSLEKFWDMSNSITVNGQHTATLEDLDFIRYVYENYSDAPAEEIDYILGIAETFNIGSDQIPENPFFASDGFATFDRTIVIGDGIITLLEDTGLDPKVVWSSILAHEWGHQIQFLNFENWEYPLPAFNNTPESTRMTELEADFITGYYLTHKRGATYNWKRVEDFLSAFFNIGDCGFENPGHHGTPAQRLAAAKAGYDLANGAQKKGKILSQEAVHLAFLAELNSITNTAAPRSVAR
- a CDS encoding protein-disulfide reductase DsbD family protein, translated to MKHIIVFTALFFSVLSVFSQDDDNPVKWSQEVKKINDTDYELVLKGDIAEGWHIFSQFTSEGGSLPSEFDYKKVGEGYELLGKTVESETVVEYSDIFEVDETFFKETVIFTQKIRLLDSSVNQIDINLFYQVCKEVCIPVDQDFSFVLDGGAAVKEEKIIDEHSKTLGAVLKLDLKKKELLGNSHDGVETGSSLWMIFGLGFLGGLIALLTPCVFPMIPLTVSFFTKHSQQKSKGIINALLYGFFIVLIYFLLSLPFHIFDSVDSQILNTIATNIWLNIAFFLIFVFFSFSFFGYYELTLPSSWANKMDAASSKIGGVMGIFFMAVTLAIVSFSCTGPILGGLLGSTVLEEGDVAMNLSAGMTGFGAALALPFALFALFPAWLNSLPKSGGWMTTVKVVLGFLELALALKFLSNADLVGNWGILKREIFLGIWIILFVLLTLYLFGVFKFPHDGPKNKLSLGRKATGFLSAGFSIYIILGLLGVSNLKLLSGFPPPAFYSVFETESDCPLGINCFKDFEEGVAYAKEVNKPILLDFTGWACVNCRKMEENVWSEPDVFEILKEDFVLISLYVDDRKELPESEQFDFKYDTGRVKHIETIGQKWGTFQTVNFNAASQPYYVLMSPDLEILNNAVQYTDSDVYREWLLEGLNNFEEK
- the tilS gene encoding tRNA lysidine(34) synthetase TilS; translation: MLEEFQKHIEINFQNLVKDKFLLACSGGLDSAVLVDLCARSKLDFAISHCNFNLRGEASNGDEVFVRELSLLNDKKFYVTNFDTISYVKNNKVSIQVGARELRYDWFAKIMQENDIGTLVTAHHVDDSVETFLINLSRGTGIDGLTGIPEKTDTLSRPLLRFSRSQILEYAQSRKLQWREDASNADTKYLRNKIRHEIVPLLKDLNPSFLKNFTKTQDYLSESAALIASQVKELKSRLFKEDTGVIRISIAELFKLEPISAYIHALFKGYGFTEWNDVENLLSAMSGKEIYSKTHRLVKDREFLWLTEVKEEADAQYQVLDGQMEILEPVQLKIETVNDLSVKNKHTLYIDKKALKYPLTIRKWKNGDYFYPLGMKGRKKLSKFFKDEKIDVVSKEQQWLLCSGEEVVWIIGRRADERFKVTENTSDILKFTLN
- a CDS encoding penicillin acylase family protein, with protein sequence MRKFKRLGWGLLALVGVLAVVIGSLTYHLKPDYDGKKKLHGLSEEVQVYYDTYGIPHIYAENDADAFKALGYVHAQDRLWQMELLRRIGRGGLSEVFGKDLLGTDKFFLALGIDDYSSETIAKLNTSDAAVQMSQAYLEGVNQFVEEGPTPIEFYLTGIDKKPFVLKDVYNTIGYMAFSFAMAHKTDPLLSKIKDKLGFEYLKDLEINSDSTTQWIKNYPRNKKDSIHESISKVMTSLKKLSIPLFEGSNGWAIAPEKTKNGKVIFSNDPHIGFSQPSVWYEAHVSTPTYEKYGYHLAGVPYPLLGHNRKLAYGMTMFENDDVDFYYEQTHPSDTRKYRKGDEWKDYEIIAKTIKVKDSDDVHFSYKKTHHGPILNGIADQVTGDRPISMWWIFTEVENKLLNSLYNMSYATNLDDFQHALEDLHAPGLGIVYGDAEDNVAWWAAAKLYKIPDSVNTKFVAENGKGLPVEKEYLDFSKNPQAINPPWQYVYSANNQPDSIVGMLYPGYYLPENRARRIVQLLESTNDWDKEAVGNMITDDTSPVNVEIVRMLLKKVEVDSLNASKLKILDGLKQWKGDYPTGSTEATVYHRWMYFILRNTFKDELGDSLFEEILNTHLIKRTIAPIVANESSIWWDDTSTPDITESQSDIVNGSFREALQALEQTLGSDSSGWIWGRVHTIEHGHPIGQIDALRSFFNVGPFSVNGTREVINNMFFPYTEDGVYKVSSGPSTRRVVDFSDVENSMSILPTGQSGNPFSIHYKDQVEMYIKGEFRKMMLNKEEIISTSKSVLTFKPEN